In the genome of Dioscorea cayenensis subsp. rotundata cultivar TDr96_F1 unplaced genomic scaffold, TDr96_F1_v2_PseudoChromosome.rev07_lg8_w22 25.fasta BLBR01001260.1, whole genome shotgun sequence, the window ACTTGTAATGCTAAGGCCTAGGGTTTGCATTTTTGATGTGGTTATTAGTTTTCACACATTTATTTGATCTTTGATGATCTGAGTATTCATGTTGAACTTATGAATAtacaatgttttgttttcagtccTTGTTTCTAACCAAATTGTTCCCATGGCTTGCCAATTCATCAAGATGTCCAACTTAGCATGAATAAACTCTTTGGTATACTTCGACACCTGACGCTAATCTAGTTATGATTGTCTTTTGTACAGCTGCATCTTCGTTGCATGATACAACATCACAAGCTTCTCCTATGGATGAAGGCTCAGTTCATAGGATTCCTTTTGCGATTATTGATGAAATAAGTGATGCTTCACCTGCAGCAGAAGATGGGTTGCAGCTTGGTGATATGATTGTAAAATTTGGAAATGTAGAGAGTGGTGATAGTTTACATTCAAGATTAGCACTAGAAGCGCAATCCAATGAGGGTCATCCAGTGCCTTTACAAATCATGCGACAAGGATCTTTGTTGAACTTAACTGTTACTCCTAAACAGTGGCATGGTCGTGGACTATTAGGGTATGTTCCATACTTTAGGCAGATATTATTCCATGAATTGAAAATTTGCATGTTTCATTTAGTTTCTTTGAGATTAGGATCATTGCATACTGGTGATATTTACATTATCTTTACCTGGACACCACAATCTATTCTCAAAATATCTGGTAAAGCACATATAATCTTTTTACCGCTATTTTTGACAGTAAGCTTTACACTATAAGGGAGATACTTGTGCTTAGGCTTTGTTACGCCATCCTTTCTCCCTTCCTCATATATAAAATGTATGAATAATGAGCAAAACTGCAGATCTGTTTGCAAAGTAATTAGACCTGTTCTTTTCTGTTAAATGTAAAACTTACGGTTTCAAAAGATGGAATGTTTTTGCCATTGCTTAAATATCAATTCTATGCGCTATTTAAATGTGGACAATTGCATTTTTGTTGAGAATGTCAGAAGGTCTTATTTCAAAAAGGCAAATTGTTATTAATGCatcctttgtttattttgaaattttgaataagAGTTTGAGTACCATCAATAATATTGTTCGGGCATTGTCTACAATCTTGATCTTACACTTTTTAGGATTTAGGTATGTATAGTCATGTTATATGATAAGATGCATATTGATGAATGCAGTTTCATGGAATTTTTTTGACTCACTTATAAAAGCTAAAATGgtagaaatatgaaaattaaaaatgattccTTCTGTTAAACCTATCGATTCTTCTTTCAGATAATCAATGATTTAGGAATTTTCTGGCAAAGTTGCTTGATTTCTATTCTAATTAGATTGATATTTGTTGGTCACAGGTCATCTAGCATTCAATCTAATGCTCattcatctttttattcttattgttgtttttatttgtatttaaccTTGTAATTCTTTTTTACTTATTGAACTTTGCATAGAAATTTGGTTTCAATTTGATAAtgtcttttgctttttttaatttgcagGTGCCATTTCCGGATGTTATAATCAAGGAGCTTTGTCTGAAAGACGGGAGTCGGTATGGTTTTGTCAATATGATTTCAGCAGGAAAATAATGTGTAAAATTGCTTGCTGGTGcatgatttctttgatttcatgTGAATGTAAAGCTACTGGGTGCTGGACATCCTTATCTTCAGAAATTGCTTATGCTTACTTGcatgatataatttattaacCTATTGTCCCTAAGCATAATTGCTTATCAAGTGTGACACTAACTCTGGTATTGGATGTTTTTCATTTCTGCCTAATTCATGGGCATTTCCTCCCTGTAAATGTCTTTGCAGCAATACTTTTCATGAGAACAAGTTAGAAGTTAATCTGGTTTCAGATAATTTCTTGCACATCCAATTGCTGTTGTGAGGATCCTTCAAATGGCAACTGCATGGTAACTCAAGATTAATGAACGATTCTTAAGCTGTATCATTGTGCTCATAGGGTGCCCTTCATGCAGTTAAAGCAGTTGTATTTCAGCTGCACATTGAGAGCTTACTCTATTAACATTTCTCTTTCAGAGTTCATAGCAAAGTGGGTTTTATGCACAATTCACTCTTTATTACTTTATTGTCTCTGGTTTATTTGCctgattttcattttgtacCTTTTCATGTGAATCACCTTTGCATCTTTGGTATAGAACATGTTAGCTGGAGAGCTCATTCTGTGTATATATCAGCCCATTATCTTTGGGTATTTTTTTACCATTATCTCATGGCATAGGAAGATAAATAATTGTAGAAGCTGTTGAATCACCCACTGACAATGCTTTTCTAGATTTTCAAGACGGAGGCCTCAAGCAGCTAGTGAATGCTATCATCTAGGTTTGGTACATGAGATGatttaaatagatataattCATCTTCTGCTGACATCTGTAGTGACCATTTGGATGTTGATACAATCTTTTAGAGGCCTTTCGTGCTTTAAGCTATGCATGAAACATTGACAAAGACACCTAGTGGGGTTAGCCTTCCCATGTGTTTGACATCGGATTGAGGGGAGgtagaagaaaagaataaaggTTGATGGTAAATCGTCCTTTCTGTGTTTGATTAAGAAaagatagaataaataaatattaatctttGGTTTGCCTTGTTTGGGAAGATTGTGCCAGATGGTGTGTGCTTTCCTATATAGGGAAGTATATACTGCCAACCATGTTATTTTTCTTGCTATTTTGAAATCACCAAATACTCTTTTGGTACTATCAGGCTTACTTTTTCCTTGTTGTGTCATAGGCAGATGTTTGGATTTTATTTCGTTGCTTCTGGGATTTAATTTTGCATTATGATGCTCTGTTTCTTTGCTATCCTGTTGATTTTAGATGGTTTCCTTGATGATTTGATCAATTGCCTTAGACGGTAATCAGAAGAGACTTCATTGTCTCAgaaatattcttttttgttttgttctttattaCTGTTGAAGATAAAGAGTCCTCCAAGTAACAATTGCTAG includes:
- the LOC120255982 gene encoding 26S proteasome non-ATPase regulatory subunit 9; the protein is MVGANLKAETLALMEKRASVEAEMNAIIEILCGPGGPGISGNLVDAEGFPRSDIDIPAVRSQRHRLAELRNDHKYVTAKIDTNLELLHSVKLPNSGSRTPENSAASSLHDTTSQASPMDEGSVHRIPFAIIDEISDASPAAEDGLQLGDMIVKFGNVESGDSLHSRLALEAQSNEGHPVPLQIMRQGSLLNLTVTPKQWHGRGLLGCHFRML